Genomic DNA from Acetobacteroides hydrogenigenes:
GACGGCTTTCTGAAAGTTTACAAGGAATCGGCTGATGACGAAAGTAACGAAGACGAAGCAGAAGTACTTCTACCTCCTATAAAAGTTGGAGAACATCAAAATACCAAGGAAATCAATGCTGTTCAACGTTTTGCACAACGCCCTCCACGCTACGCAGAATCGAGCCTAGTAAAAAAGATGGAGGAGCTTGGCATAGGCCGCCCATCAACCTATGCGCCAACCATATCTACCATAATTAATCGTGGATATGTAATTAAAGAGGATAGAGCAGGTTTCGAGCGCAACATTGAAACACTCACCCTCAAAAAGGATAAGATAACCGAAAAAGTCGCCAAGGAAAACTACGGCGCCGAAAAGGCAAAGCTCTTCCCTAGCGACATCGGAATGCTAGTAACCGATTTCCTATCGGAGCACTTCAGCAACATCATGAACTACGACTTCACGGCGAAAGTGGAGAAGGATTTCGACATCATCGCCGAAGGTAAGATAAAGTGGGAGGAGATGATCCGCAAATTCTACTCGCCTTTCCATAAGGATGTAGAGCTTACCATGGAGACATCGACTCCAACTAAAGGAGAGAAGGTACTCGGCGTTGATCCGAAAACGGGTAAAACCGTATCCGTTCGTATCGGAAGGTTTGGTCCTATCGCCCAGCTAGGTTCATCGGAAGAGGAACCTGTATATGCAGGCCTACAGAAAGGGCAGCTCATTGAGACCATCACTCTAGAGGAGGCTTTGAAGTTATTTGAGTTCCCAAGAAATTTAGGAGAATACGAAGGGAAGGCGGTTCAGGTTGGCATCGGACGATTTGGACCTTATGTAAAGCACGCCAGCAAGTACGTATCTATTCCCAAAACCGATTCTCCAAGTGAAATCAACCTCGAAAGAGCCATTGAGCTTATTGAGGCTAAACGCAAGGCCGACAGCGAAAAGGTCATCAAAACCTTTAATGAAGAGCCTGAACTACAAGTGCTAAACGGTCGATTTGGACCATACATTGCCTTTAATGGGGCTAACTATAAAATACCAAAAACGACAGATCCAAAAGCACTAACACTTGAGGATTGTCGTACCATTGTCGAATCGCAAGCAACAACAGTCAAGGCAAAGCCAAGAGCCAAAGCAACAGGCTCAAAAGCAACAACGGCCAAGGCTAAGGCTTCAACAACAAAAAAGGCATCCTCAAAAACAGCGGCTCCTAAAAAGACAACCACGAAGAAAACCAAATGATAGTTGCCGACCACTTAATACCATTAGCAGATAGCCTACGAAGCCAATTCGAAAAAGGTTCTGTTGCCGATAAAGCATACTTCTGTAACGGGAATGAGCCAATAGAGAGCATTCCAGCAGGATCAATCACGCTAATTTTTGCCGATCAAGCTGCTAACAACAAGTATGCAAGCGAGGTCCTTGCTTCATTGGGACGAATGTTTCCATCGTGGGGTGAGCTTAAATTGGTCGTACTTGGCAGCCTTATCATATCCGACAACAGCTGCTATAACAACTCCTCGTTTGCCGAAGTTGTTGAAAAATTGCTCAAATCGGGACTATACCCCATAGTAATTTCTAGCGAGCAAGCCTATGCCAAGGTTCTATGCGAAGTTTACAGTAAAATATCGCCTTTACAGCTAAGCTTTATTTCACCAGCACTAAGCAATTGCCTACCCAACGGTCTCCCAAATATTATTGGAATAGCGAAGGACCTTCAGATGGGCAAAAGCAACAGCATAGCCACGATTGCAACACAAGCCTACTATACCAATAGCACCTGCGATACAAGCATAAAAGGGACGTACAACCAGTGTGTCCGGCTAGGCGCCCTTCGGGCCTCAATGCAGCTAGCAGAACCGCTGCTCCGCGATTCCAACCTTCTTTTTATTGACTTAAATGCAGTTCGCCATTCGGATTTTGCCTCGACAACATCCCCTACACCAAACGGCCTATATGCCGAGGAAATTTGTAGGTTAATGCGCTATGCCGGATACTCCGACAACCTAAAGTCGATGTTTATTTGCGGCTTCGATACAGCAATGCTAACCAAAAACGAGGTAGACATCACTCTTTTAGCGCAAATGCTATGGCATACCCTAGAAGGGCTATCCTCCCGAAAAAATGAACTTCCTGGCCTAACATCCTTTTCATCGAAAGAATTTTACATAGATATAGGAGAACAAGACCCGGTAACGCTCAACTTTTTGCAGAGTCAAAATACGGGTAGATGGTGGCTATACGTGCCCATGTCCAACGAGTCAGGGCGCTGGGTAGCCTGTGATGCTGAGGACTACGAACGCGCAAAGCACCATGAGTTGCCTTACCGCTGGATCAGCCTTTACAACCTTATAGGTTAACAACATAAAACAGGGACTCCCATTTCTTTACATAAAATAAGACTTTGGCTATCTGTTAATTTGTTTAAAACTTGCTTTTTTATTTATATTTACCATCTAACTAGAAATTTTATGAAGAGCGAGATTCGTAAGATAAGTCTTGTTATAACACTATCACTTAGCTGGATTGGGCTGTTTGCTCAACAGGATTCTCAGTACTCAGCGTATATGTTTACCCCATATACGCTGAATCCTGCAGCAGTAGGTAGCGATAACTTGGCTCACGTCTATGGCGGTGCTCGCCTGCATCAAGTGGGGCTTGATGCTGAAGGAAGAAGAACATCTGCAGGATTTATTTTTCCATTTAACATATCAAAATTAAAAAATGGGTTTGGAATATTAGTTTCAGATGATAAATTTGCGTACAGTAAGAATTTGACAATTCGAGGGAATTACGCCCTCCAGTTTAAGTTGGATGATAAGGGAGTTAATAATTTGGGAATTGGGTTTGGGTTTGGAGTGTTAAACGGAGTATTCGACAACTCGTTAGCGAAGAATTCTACAACGAGTTTACCTTGGATAAATCCTGGTAAATATACTTCAACCTCAATAGACTTAGGAGTCGGCGTTTTTTTTACAAGTTCACGCTTTTACTGCGGGATTTCTGCCAACCATCTGAACAGTCCAAAGATTCCGTTAGACAATTTAACGTATACCCTAAAACAGACGTTCTACGTAACAGCTGGGTATATGATGCCAATTGCAGAATCAAGATTCTCCTTCTATCCATCCTTCTTGGTGCAAACCGAATTCGTGGCTACACAAGTAGCGCTTTCTGGAGTATTAGATTACAACCAGAAGTTTTGGTTTGGCGGATCGTATCGAATTGACGATGCAGCAACAGCTCTAGTTGGGTTTAAGTTGTTTAAAAGTTTACAGGTGGGCTATTCCTACGACTACCTTTTCTCCTCTTTGGGGAAGTACTCGGAAGGTTCCCATGAGTTTTTTCTTACCTACTCATTTTCATTGAAGAGGGATAAGACCCCTTCAAGGTATAAGAGTATCAGATTTTTGTAATTTGTGTGTGAAGAACAATAATATTGCCTTATAAAGTTGTACCAATATGAGAAGATGTTTCCAATTATGCGCCCTCATTGCTCTTTTGAGTAGTTGTGGCCCTAATGTAGGTGGAGAACTAGTCGGTGTTGAAGGAAGGAGTGCGACACCAGAAACGCCCCCTTTTGAGATGATATTCGTACCCGATGGCTCGTACACCCAAGGAGTCGGGGATGAAGACCTTGCCTATGGTCTGACAGCAACCACCAAAACAATTACAGTTGAGGGGTTTTGGATGGATCAAACAGAAATTACCAACAACAAGTAC
This window encodes:
- a CDS encoding PorP/SprF family type IX secretion system membrane protein, with the translated sequence MKSEIRKISLVITLSLSWIGLFAQQDSQYSAYMFTPYTLNPAAVGSDNLAHVYGGARLHQVGLDAEGRRTSAGFIFPFNISKLKNGFGILVSDDKFAYSKNLTIRGNYALQFKLDDKGVNNLGIGFGFGVLNGVFDNSLAKNSTTSLPWINPGKYTSTSIDLGVGVFFTSSRFYCGISANHLNSPKIPLDNLTYTLKQTFYVTAGYMMPIAESRFSFYPSFLVQTEFVATQVALSGVLDYNQKFWFGGSYRIDDAATALVGFKLFKSLQVGYSYDYLFSSLGKYSEGSHEFFLTYSFSLKRDKTPSRYKSIRFL
- the topA gene encoding type I DNA topoisomerase, with amino-acid sequence MQENLVIVESPAKAKTIEKFLGESFLVKSSYGHIRDLSKKNLGIDIEHNFLPEYIISDDKIKVVQELRSLVKKAKTVWLASDEDREGEAIAWHLAEVLELDPTQTKRIVFHEITKEAIQNAIKTPRTVDLNLVNAQQARRILDRLVGFELSPLLWKKVKPSLSAGRVQSVAVRLIVEREREIMAFTQTSNFRVTGQFEPNNKEYTLKAELDRRFEEKEQAHKFLERCIGASFSISNVDKKPGKRSPAAPFTTSTLQQEAGRKLGYSVSQTMTIAQKLYEAGLITYMRTDSVNLSDTAISAAEKAIKSMYGAEYHNHRQYRTKAKGAQEAHEAIRPTYMENATVEGTPQERRLYELIWKRTIASQMSDALTEKTTITIGAPSIEEKFVAAGEIVKFDGFLKVYKESADDESNEDEAEVLLPPIKVGEHQNTKEINAVQRFAQRPPRYAESSLVKKMEELGIGRPSTYAPTISTIINRGYVIKEDRAGFERNIETLTLKKDKITEKVAKENYGAEKAKLFPSDIGMLVTDFLSEHFSNIMNYDFTAKVEKDFDIIAEGKIKWEEMIRKFYSPFHKDVELTMETSTPTKGEKVLGVDPKTGKTVSVRIGRFGPIAQLGSSEEEPVYAGLQKGQLIETITLEEALKLFEFPRNLGEYEGKAVQVGIGRFGPYVKHASKYVSIPKTDSPSEINLERAIELIEAKRKADSEKVIKTFNEEPELQVLNGRFGPYIAFNGANYKIPKTTDPKALTLEDCRTIVESQATTVKAKPRAKATGSKATTAKAKASTTKKASSKTAAPKKTTTKKTK
- a CDS encoding arginase family protein; protein product: MIVADHLIPLADSLRSQFEKGSVADKAYFCNGNEPIESIPAGSITLIFADQAANNKYASEVLASLGRMFPSWGELKLVVLGSLIISDNSCYNNSSFAEVVEKLLKSGLYPIVISSEQAYAKVLCEVYSKISPLQLSFISPALSNCLPNGLPNIIGIAKDLQMGKSNSIATIATQAYYTNSTCDTSIKGTYNQCVRLGALRASMQLAEPLLRDSNLLFIDLNAVRHSDFASTTSPTPNGLYAEEICRLMRYAGYSDNLKSMFICGFDTAMLTKNEVDITLLAQMLWHTLEGLSSRKNELPGLTSFSSKEFYIDIGEQDPVTLNFLQSQNTGRWWLYVPMSNESGRWVACDAEDYERAKHHELPYRWISLYNLIG